A genome region from Equus caballus isolate H_3958 breed thoroughbred chromosome 19, TB-T2T, whole genome shotgun sequence includes the following:
- the OR5H40 gene encoding olfactory receptor family 5 subfamily H member 40, translated as MEKENATLLTRFILTGLTYQPEWHIPLFLVFLVVYFTTIVGNLVLIALIWNDPQLHTPMYLFLGSLAFVDAWISSTVTPKMLVNFFATSKMISLSECMIQFFSFAFSVTTECFLLATMAYDRYVAICKPLLYPVIMTNRLCIRLLVLSFLGGFLHVLIHIGFLFRLTFCSSIIIHHFYCDIMPLFKISCTDPSINILVVFIFSGSIQVFTILTVLVSYTLVLFTILKRKSAQGIRKAFSTCGAHLFSVSLYYGPLLFMYVRPGSAQADDQDMMDSLFYTVIIPLLNPIIYSLRNKKVINSLAKMLKRNV; from the coding sequence atggaaaaggaaaatgcaacATTGCTGACACGGTTTATTCTCACAGGACTTACGTATCAACCAGAGTGGCacatccccctcttcctggtattCTTGGTTGTATATTTCACCACTATTGTGGGGAACCTTGTTCTGATTGCTCTTATATGGAATGACCCTCAacttcacacccccatgtacttatTCCTTGGGAGTTTGGCTTTTGTGGATGCTTGGATATCATCCACAGTGACCCCCAAGATGCTGGTCAACTTCTTTGCCACGAGTaagatgatctctctctctgaatgcatgatacaatttttttcctttgcattcagtGTAACCACAGAATGTTTTCTACTGGCAACGATGGCAtatgatcgctatgtggccataTGCAAACCTTTACTTTATCCAGTGATTATGACCAACAGACTATGCATTAGGCTATTAGTTTTGTCCTTTTTAGGTGGCTTTCTTCATGTCTTAATTCATATAGGATTTTTATTCAGATTAACCTTCTGCAGTTCCATCATAATACATCATTTTTACTGTGACATTATGCCATTGTTTAAGATTTCCTGTACTGACCCTTCTATTAACATTCTGGTGGTATTTATTTTCTCTGGGTCCATACAGGTGTTCACCATTCTGACTGTTCTTGTCTCTTATACACTTGTTCTCTTTACAATCTTAAAAAGGAAGTCTGCACAAGGCATCAggaaagccttctccacctgtggagcccatctcttctctgtctctttataCTATGGCCCTCTTCTCTTCATGTATGTGCGCCCTGGATCTGCACAAGCAGATGACCAAGATATGATGGACTCTCTATTTTACACTGTCATCATTCCTTTGTTGAATCCAATTatctacagcctgagaaataagaaagtcATAAATTCACTGGCAAAAATGCTAAAGAGAAATGTTTAG